The genomic DNA CTGCAGCCTTCTGATCATGAGTGTTGGAATTGAGCTTCCACCCGGTAGATCCGGTCCCCTTTTGCAGAGAACTTTTCTTCGTATTCCGTCATGATATTCCCTTCCATCCCGCTGTTATGGAGATCGAGGCTCAAGTAGTTCAGACGGAGCCCGTACCAGGAAAAGCTTTTCAAGGAATACTCGAACAACCCCTGGTTATCGGTCTTGAAATGGATTTCCCCGTTCTCAACCAGGATATCCTCATACAGCTTGAGGAAATGTTCATATGTGAGTCTGCGCTTCTCATGACGGGCCTTTGGCCAAGGATCCGAGAAGTTCAGATACACCCGTCCTACTTCACCATCATCGAAGAATTCCTTCAGATCCCTTGCATCGACATTCAATAGCTTCACATTGCTGACATTTTCCTCAAGGATCCGGTCGAGGGCCGTCACGAGGACACTCTCGTAGAGTTCGATCCCGATATAGTTGATCTCAGGGTTTTGTTTCCCCATACCGGTGACGAATTGACCTTTTCCTGTTCCTACCTCTATATGGATGGGGTTGTCGTTCCCAAAGAACTCATTCCATTTCCCTTTCAGTTGATCGGGCTCCGCCACTACTATGCCGGAATGTTCACTGAGCTTTTCAGCTGCCCATGGTTTGTAACGCACACGCATGTAGACACCTCTTTTTTCCATTTTTCACGTCCGGTCCGGCAAGCTTCACGCTTGTCCCCCGGTACGCCATTCGAACAAAAACATACCACGACCACCATGGTTGTGCAAGATGAAATCCATTGAAGCCGCGCATAATAAAAAAAGGAATCCACACACTATCAGTGAATTCCTTCTCTTCCTGAATTCAATCCTAAAAGAAAGGGTGGCTTCCATGCCTCTCAACGCTCAAAATCAAATGCAATTATTATCCGATATCCTAAGCAACCATCAAACGGACTGCTGCGGCTCCGTATCCGAATGCGAACAGCTCGAGAGACTGGTCAAGTCCCTCATGGTCAACGCAGACATCCACGAGAACGTCAAACCCGTCCTCGAAGAGATCTACCGGTACAGCCAAAGCGGCATCTCGTCTTCCGACCTTGCCAATCACATCACCACGAACAAGGACAATCTGTCCCAGTGGGTGTCGGACATGAATCAATACTCATGATCAGATGATTTCGTGCAGATATTCGATCCAGTGATTCATTTCGTGAAAGCGCCCTTTGGCTTTATGCCATTGCATGAACAGGATCGTCTGGGCGACCACATACCATTTCATGCGCAGCTTCAGGCTGTCCGTCAATTCCGTTCCGTATTGAAGGAGCCAGTCCTCCCATTGATCTTCAGGGATATACCAATAGAGGAGCAGACCGACATCAAAGGCGGGATCTGCAATCATGGCACCGTCCCAATCAATGAGGTAAAGCTGGTTCTGTTCGGAAAGGAGCCAGTTGTTATGATTGACGTCGCCATGGCAGACGACATATTCACCTTGACGGACTTCATCCAGGCCTTCCTGAAGGAAACTCATCGCTTTCCTGACATCGGGCAATGTTAGAAGGTCGAATTCAAGACTGGTCTCAAGTTCCGTCAACATATGATCAGGCTGAAAAGGCTCTGTGCCGAGGCGCTCAAGCATCGTCAAGAGAGGTTTTGATGTATGGATTTTTTTCAGCAGACGGGCAACCCTGTCTTTCTTCATTTCTGCGGGTTTCAGTTCTCTGCCATTCAACCAGTGCTGAGCCGTGATGACATCCCCGTTTTCCAGACGCTTCGTCCAGACAAGCTTAGGCGTGATGCCTTCAGCGGACAAAACCGCCAAAAACGGTGATGAATTCCGCTTGAGGAATAGCCTCTGTTCCTGGTATTGGGCAAAGAAGGCTTCCCCCGTGGCACCGCCCGCAGGGACGATCTCCCAATCTTGGTCAAATAAGTGTTCCAATATATTCACCTTCTATTGGTCCTTTGTCATGTTTATATGATTGTTCATATTTCATCTCAATAAAATAAAAAAGATAGCTATTGG from Rossellomorea marisflavi includes the following:
- the trmB gene encoding tRNA (guanosine(46)-N7)-methyltransferase TrmB; this encodes MRVRYKPWAAEKLSEHSGIVVAEPDQLKGKWNEFFGNDNPIHIEVGTGKGQFVTGMGKQNPEINYIGIELYESVLVTALDRILEENVSNVKLLNVDARDLKEFFDDGEVGRVYLNFSDPWPKARHEKRRLTYEHFLKLYEDILVENGEIHFKTDNQGLFEYSLKSFSWYGLRLNYLSLDLHNSGMEGNIMTEYEEKFSAKGDRIYRVEAQFQHS
- a CDS encoding YtzH-like family protein; protein product: MPLNAQNQMQLLSDILSNHQTDCCGSVSECEQLERLVKSLMVNADIHENVKPVLEEIYRYSQSGISSSDLANHITTNKDNLSQWVSDMNQYS
- a CDS encoding phosphotransferase family protein, which produces MEHLFDQDWEIVPAGGATGEAFFAQYQEQRLFLKRNSSPFLAVLSAEGITPKLVWTKRLENGDVITAQHWLNGRELKPAEMKKDRVARLLKKIHTSKPLLTMLERLGTEPFQPDHMLTELETSLEFDLLTLPDVRKAMSFLQEGLDEVRQGEYVVCHGDVNHNNWLLSEQNQLYLIDWDGAMIADPAFDVGLLLYWYIPEDQWEDWLLQYGTELTDSLKLRMKWYVVAQTILFMQWHKAKGRFHEMNHWIEYLHEII